The DNA sequence AAACATGAGCAGCTTAGCTGGTTGGGCAGGGGAAGGCGTGGAAGATGGTTGATTTCTGTTCATTGGTCATAATATTTCTGTAGGCGGTCCTCTGTCCTAGATAAGGAATTGAAttgaactatctgggagaaagcgccaagccattatgactatatagcactgggaatggagtcaggataaggatttgggatgggatgggggggggggaaaggaatggtgcccaaccacttggacagtcagggattgaacgccgacctgcatgaagcgagaccgtctctctaccgtccaacccaagtcgtTGGAAGAAATCGCAAAGCATTTACGCATCAACTTACGATCTTATGCGTCTTTTTTTAACTCTTTGTTAGATTTTGTTTACACAAAACCGGCAAAGATTATAACAATTTACAAACATCGAAACTAACCAATTAAATGTTATCTTTCCTATAAACAGTCTTCTACAGGTGACGAAACCACACAGCAGAAAAATGAAGAAGCGAACGACGTTTCGATCCCTCGCGGaccatttgttactcgttaattATCAAGATTCAATTGTTAATGCCTCACCGGGTTGAATAAAAGTTGACAAAACTCACCAGGAGGCGTGTCAAGGTCCGCCTGAGGGCCAGGAGAGGTAGGTGACGGTATTTGCGGGCGCGGCGAGATGCGACATTGAGCGTGATCATCCCCATGTCCCGGAATGGAAGCTGTTTTTCCAGTTTGTTGGGGCGGGTggcgggctgtgtgtgtgtgtgggcgagcGGGGGGCCCCTAGAGGCCCTTGTATAGGCATCAAAGTACTGGGAGGCGGACCCACTCCCTGGGTCCACGTCAGCGTCCCTCCCAAGCCACTTTGCCCTTGGGTTGTCCAATGTCCTTGGGTCGTGCCGGCTGTCGTGAGAGGTACTGGACGTCCCAGGTCCAGTAGTGTGGTTACTGAGGCTACTGTGGGAGGCTGCCTGCCTCAGCCGGCCAGCACAGGCACTgaatgactgactgactgattggTTGTTTCCCGTTCAGCATTGGTAGATTCGCTGGTTAGTGCAAAGATGTTTTGTGGCGTTTTGAATTCGACAATTTATTATTTGATTCGTCTTGAGATGTGGACCTTAAAATTTACAATGATGTTTGACTGACGAATGGGTCCTCCTGTTGTTTCTACGCTAACTGACGCCATCCCCTCTACCACTACTACAACTATCCCccctactaccaccactattattccttctaccaccaccaccatcatccctactaccaccactataCTGTTCATACTATCACTACTGCCCCTGTCTCTACTACCACCATTCCTACttccaccacaagtactgctatTCCTACTTCTGCCACCACCATCcatattgtcaccaccaccatcccaatTAAggtatcactgtacactatacatatatatgtgtatctCGGAATACTTGAACTATAGTGAAGAGTGAATAGTGAAGTGTAACGTGTCACACAACAGACATAAAGGTCTGAAAGTGCACGAAAACTGCGCCGTGTGGAAAATTGGTAACTTATAGTTCAGTGCAATAGTGAGGCGACGCGAGGCGTGACATGGGTACATAATCACTCAATATACagtagtgaatatatatatatatatataatatatatatatatatatatatatatatatatatatatatatatatatatatatatatatatatatatatatatatatatatatatccacacaaTCCACACCATTGTGGATAAAGAAGTCTAAATACATTGATCTCAGTGTACATTATCCATCAAGTAGACCAAACTAGAAGTCTATTACAATGGACCAGACAACTCATTTCAACAGATGAGAAACAGAGAAGTTAAAAGACTTTTGTAATAGAACTCAACCTTGTAATGATCCTCAGTTATTCGATTTCAATATGAATGTTAGATCAAACATGATTCAATTATTAAGAAATTAACAGAGGGATCCAATAATTGGTGGCAAAGCTTTTTTCAGATGATGCCCCTCTGTTGAATCCTAATCCACCATAAATAAGTAGTATTTAGTTCGAGGTGATATGTCTGTTGCTCCCGCCATATCTGAAGAGAACCCGCACTTGGAATTCCATAATTGTTTGTCCGTTGCAGCAGGGCGCTGGTTCGTTAAGGTAACTTTGATAGATCAAAGTGATTGACATTAATCAAATTATCTGAAAATTCCTAGTAcattgaataattaataaataaaattaataattatatccATACGCAAATTACCAAACGTATTTGAGTATGGGGCTAAACTCAGTAATATGACTGGCATTCCTGGTgacgtgggtggggtggggggtgtttaTTTAATATTATTGTACAAATCAATAACTTAAAACAGTCATAATTACGCATTGATAAACCGTAGAGGAATCCTTGTGCAAGGAATCTAATTGTCCTAGACTCGTAGAAATCTTGAGCTGGGTCAAGTATCTTAATTTGATGAACCACGAGGGAGATTGACAACTGCCGGCGATCTTGTCTCTTCTTATTTTATTAACCAATGGTTCTGTTGCAGTCTCTCTGGGTCACAATTTATGCACTTAATTATTACCCTAAACATATTTTTCTGTTCGTTGAAGATCCTTTGGCCTCTCACATATCCTCTTGATAGCAAGCTACGTGAAATAAAGGATTGGAGTCTCACTTCATGGATTATTGGTGTGCAAAGCCAATCAACAAAAAATATGGCGGAGAGGGATGTTGCTTTCTCGATTTTAAGTAACAGTTAATTAGCAAATATGTTTATGCAATACGTTTAGCAAGCTAACTCTAAATTATAGTACTATTATGAAATGACACACTAACATCATTTACTTGTACTCTGTAGAGTAAAATCAAAGACATTTGATAACAGCGATGCCGATTTCAAGACTATAGCGTTGCTAGGGGGAGTTTATTCTCCGCTATTCCCAAATAGCGGAGAAGTCCTTTCTTTACTATCACAATTTCTATTATCGGTTCCCGCTACTAGCCAGCAGCTGTACCTACTGGGTCACCAACTCCCCTTAATGTGTCGGGAGGTTCGAGGCTCCCATTATCCTGGTAAATGAAATGTTATTATCCACTTGGACTGGATTGTAgatcgcttcatgtaggtcggcatTTAATcctgatcgtccaagtggttggatattCTATTTCACCGTCCTATACCAAATCTTTATCCTCATCCCTTCCAGGTAcgatatagtggtaatggctttgcgctttctGTTAATTACCTTACCTAACTATCCATGCTATGGCGAttagttaatgtatatgtaaatatggtgaccagaccacacactagaaggtgaagggacgacgacgtttcggtccgtcctggaccattctcaagtcgattcaagttCATTCTCAagcctggtcaacattcttcagccacgttattgtgactcatcgcctgtaaatATGGTGATTAGTAAATATGATTAGTAAATAAAGGCTGCATGAACGAGCAAGCTATTATTTGTGGTGTTCCATAGACAGCGAACAATCCTTACTTATTGCCTGTGTGTTCAAGTAGACTATAATGTTCTCTTCATATGAAAGAACATTTGGATCATTACAAAACTTTCTTAACAATTTCAGAGTGAAAGGAGGGATTATTTAAACATTTAATGAACCTTTGTGAACAAAATTATCTAAAAATTTAATATGTTCACATACCGTTACAAAGTGGTTGGTGCCGGGTGTGTGAACACTTTTCTTGTACAAGGTTCACATGTGACCAAATGTACATCCACAGGCGGTGCACttttccagagagagagagagcgctttCGTGGCCAAAGTGTTGCCATAGCGGCAGCTACAGTTAGGCGTGGTGAAGTGTGCACAAAGTGAGGAGGAGAAGAGCGGCCGTGATGACCTCTGAGGACGTTGTGACCCGCCGTCAGGCGTCAACACGTCTTCCTCAGCAGGACGAGAGAGGTAAATATTGTCTCCTCAGCTCCCAACTGGAAGACATTGGACATACACTTGCTAATATTCTCCGAGGATTTTATCCTTCAATATTTCCTAatcgtcctatcctaaatccttatcctcgttCCCTTTTAAAGAGTGTTATATAGTCCTAAAGGCTTAGATCTCTTTGCTCATAATTACCTGACCTTACCCACCCCTTGAACTGATAGGTAGAGCAaggggcctcgcttcatgcaggccggcgttcgatcccccgatataacattacctgtgtgtgtgtgtgtccctaacAGAGGTCCTGAGGGAACTAAAGGCCACAGGTAAGCTTGTGGCTGTGATGGTGATCCTGAGCTACATGTATGGTGACCTGACGGTGAGCCGGCAGCTGACCCCTGACCCCCGGCAACACTCGTGGCTCCTGATGACCTCTCCCCTGCCCACCATCGCCGCTTGTCTCCTCTACGTGGCCACCGTCACCTGGTGGGGCCCTCGGTACATGACCTCCAGGAACCCTCTCCCCAATCTCAGGAAGGTGATGATGGCTTATAACGCCTTCCAAGTCGTCTTCTCCGCCCGCATCTTCTGGGAGGTAAATGTTCATCTTTATTCTTGTGGTTAACCTCCTTTGGCTGTCGGGACAGCAGCggcctcgcttcgtgcaggtcggcgttcgatccccgagggCCAATGtgtttgggcactattcctttcctcaGTCCAATCCCAGCTTAAAGTCATCATATCCTCTCCAAGTGCTCtatagtcgtactggcttagTGTTTTCTCCTCATTATTACCCCTACCTTACTTCCCTTGTAAGCATCTTAACATATAATTACTTTGCATTGATCTGTGCATCAAAGTGTGCAACAGAGTCATGCCAGCTTCCACTTGCCGTGATAAGTACTGTCATTCTTGATGAATGACAAATGTCAACTAACATGTCAAATACTGGATCAATGTCAATGTCAACATGACCTATATATCAACTGCAGACAATTCAGTAATTAATGTATTGGTGTTGTTTACGTCTTCAAGGCTGGAATGGGCGGATGGTTCGGCAGTTACTCTCTACTGTGTCAGATCTGCGACTTCTCGGACAACCCTCAAGCAGTCAGGGTAAGTCACaggtactcactcactcacaacccCATGGATGGTAGTAGGAGGGATATCCAACCACATGGATGGTAGTAGGAAGAATATCCAACCACATGAATAGTAGTAGGAGAGATATCCAACAAGAATGACAATAAATGGTATATACAACCAAATAATGCCCTGATTCACAACAGTTACATTCCAAACCCCATCCTTGATATAATATTTTCCTCCTAACCCCAACCGTTTCCACCCCACAGATGGTCCACGCTGGCTACTGGTACTTCTTCTCCAAGTTTGTGGATTTCACAGATACGGTGAGTGACTGTGATGTGTTTCACAGTTATGTATGACCTCCCATCCGGAGAAAGCGAGTGAATTTAGTGTATTTACATATACACCAAttcaagatatatatactgtCTTGTATATATCTTGTATATTGGATGGATTGACAAATGGATTGATGAATGGATGGAGGAAAAGATGGATAGAGTAGAGTGAAAGATtgatggataaatggatggaaGCAGTGAAGAGTACTTAAGAATATCCCGGATCTCGTCCCAGAAGaatgtcgaagacatcataaaaaggaagatgGTGAGGTGTGCAACAAGGCAACGGAACAACTAACAACGCAATACCCGTACTTCCAATAAAATGGTTCTACAGAAATTTCTTCTCCGCGGCCTACAAAGCAGAGGAAAGAGCCCCTAAAAAAAGATCATTGAGAGGAGCGTTACCCCCCAATTGACGTCAACCAAAAGATAAAACTAACAATATATTATAAGAGTAGGAAAACCGCCAACCTGCTAATGAAGAATTCTCCCAACACCAAGAAACCAACGTTGttaacgccttgaaagaaaccaacgttgttaacgccttgaaagaaaccaacgttgttaacgccttgaaagaaaccaacgttgttaacgccttgaaagaaaccaacgttgttaacgccttgaaagaaaccaacgttgTCTACGCCTTCACGTGTCCACTTGGGGAATCTCAGCCCCaacgaactcagtatataggcaagacaacaacgtctctctctctaggcgtttaacaatgcacaaacaacaggactccatcaaggaacatatatataatcgccacacacaacgagacgatcatcagggatattttgacgagcaacacagaaataattgatagatacagtggcaatagaagattagacatcagtgaagcgctgcatatcaagaattccaatcaataaccagctaatacacagttacactacccacttcaagaccccggacCAATACAGAAACTGGACCAAATGGCCCTGCAACAGTCACGGAAGCAGCCAGAAGAACATATCCTACCAACATGTCACACTCTTAATTTACTACCCCCCATTAtataggaccccattatacagaaCCCCATTATATAGGACCCCTATTAATACCCAatgtatgtcattcatccatgtcaCCAACCACCTCACTACTTGAGGATACAATCAGGTGCTACACAGAAGAATTTGTCTTATGAGAATGTGAGGCgagaccttacgaaacgcatcacTAGGCGTCAGACGCAAATAATAAgtcaaaatgaactttggagagttaatttttaatcttcctgcttcagtgaagaaaaacatacagaatattgagaagattcgtgccagaatcataaatctaaaactttcagtcgttttcaacgaaatatgattaaaagaaagactgctactaaattatactgatatataattaatatatatttat is a window from the Procambarus clarkii isolate CNS0578487 chromosome 48, FALCON_Pclarkii_2.0, whole genome shotgun sequence genome containing:
- the LOC123764755 gene encoding very long chain fatty acid elongase AAEL008004 isoform X1 encodes the protein MTSEDVVTRRQASTRLPQQDEREVLRELKATGKLVAVMVILSYMYGDLTVSRQLTPDPRQHSWLLMTSPLPTIAACLLYVATVTWWGPRYMTSRNPLPNLRKVMMAYNAFQVVFSARIFWEAGMGGWFGSYSLLCQICDFSDNPQAVRMVHAGYWYFFSKFVDFTDTMFVVLNKKNKYISLLHVVHHALMPVCMWYGIRYYAGGHTTLIILLNAFVHVVMYTYYLLAAIGPRVRPFLWWKKYLTALQIVQCAVVFFQNMMVMFGECAIPSVLLVWVNGMALLFFILFTDFYVKEYRECIKHKA
- the LOC123764755 gene encoding very long chain fatty acid elongase AAEL008004 isoform X2; this encodes MTSEDVVTRRQASTRLPQQDEREVLRELKATGKLVAVMVILSYMYGDLTVSRQLTPDPRQHSWLLMTSPLPTIAACLLYVATVTWWGPRYMTSRNPLPNLRKVMMAYNAFQVVFSARIFWEAGMGGWFGSYSLLCQICDFSDNPQAVRMVHAGYWYFFSKFVDFTDTMFVVLNKKNKYISLLHVVHHALMPVCMWYGIRYYAGGHTTLIILLNAFVHVVMYTYYLLAAIGPRVRPFLWWKKYLTALQIVQCAVVFFQNMMA